A genomic stretch from Streptomyces sp. QL37 includes:
- a CDS encoding lycopene cyclase family protein gives MTGRFPGRVDDAVVVGGGAAGLCLADRLVRAGTAVTLVEAPEGPLRPAERTWCYWEAGAGDFEDAVVASWERLRVREPGGGAIESDPAPLRYRMVRSGPFERLVHSRLAACPVARVVRATAHEVRDAPYGAEVRCTTADGGSLTLHGRYVFDSRPVRGTPPHRTLLLQHFRGWFVRTALPRFDPGVADLMDFRVPQPRHGLAFGYVLPLAPDLALVEYTEFSRATLTTAAYEAALRQYTGDVLRLGRFAVESAEQGVIPMTDARFPRRTGRTVFRIGAAGGATRPATGYTFAAVQRQSRAIATALDSGSPAVPPPHGRRALAMDAVLLRALDTGRVDGPRFFTDLFRRIPMERLLRFLDGGSTPWEEFGIGLRTPVGPMLRTAAELPFLTRRATGRSEESPR, from the coding sequence GTGACCGGACGCTTTCCGGGGCGCGTGGACGACGCCGTCGTCGTGGGCGGTGGCGCCGCCGGACTCTGCCTGGCCGACCGGCTCGTCAGGGCCGGTACGGCGGTGACGCTGGTCGAGGCCCCCGAAGGGCCGCTGCGCCCGGCGGAGCGCACCTGGTGCTACTGGGAGGCGGGCGCGGGCGATTTCGAGGACGCCGTCGTCGCCTCCTGGGAGCGGCTGCGGGTGCGGGAGCCCGGCGGCGGTGCCATCGAGTCGGACCCCGCGCCCCTGCGTTACCGCATGGTGCGCTCCGGCCCCTTCGAACGGCTGGTCCACTCCCGTCTGGCGGCGTGCCCGGTGGCCCGTGTCGTACGTGCCACCGCACACGAGGTGCGCGACGCACCGTACGGCGCCGAGGTGCGCTGCACGACGGCCGACGGCGGATCGCTCACCCTGCACGGCAGGTACGTCTTCGACTCGCGGCCCGTGCGAGGTACACCGCCGCACCGCACGCTGCTGCTCCAGCACTTCCGGGGCTGGTTCGTGCGTACCGCCCTCCCCCGCTTCGACCCAGGCGTGGCGGACCTCATGGACTTCCGGGTCCCGCAGCCCCGCCACGGTCTCGCGTTCGGCTACGTGCTGCCGCTCGCACCGGACCTGGCGCTGGTGGAGTACACCGAGTTCTCCCGTGCCACGCTCACGACTGCCGCGTACGAGGCGGCCCTGCGGCAGTACACGGGGGACGTCCTGCGACTCGGCCGGTTCGCCGTGGAGTCGGCCGAGCAGGGCGTCATCCCCATGACGGACGCGCGCTTCCCCCGCCGGACCGGCCGCACCGTCTTCCGTATCGGGGCCGCCGGGGGCGCCACCCGTCCGGCGACCGGCTACACCTTCGCGGCCGTGCAGCGCCAGAGCCGCGCCATCGCCACCGCCCTGGACAGCGGGTCCCCGGCCGTGCCGCCACCGCACGGCCGCAGGGCACTCGCCATGGACGCCGTGCTGCTCCGGGCCCTCGACACCGGGCGCGTGGATGGGCCGCGTTTCTTCACCGACCTCTTCCGCCGCATCCCCATGGAGCGGCTGCTGCGCTTCCTGGACGGCGGGAGCACGCCGTGGGAGGAGTTCGGGATCGGTCTGCGCACGCCCGTGGGCCCGATGCTCCGCACCGCGGCCGAACTCCCCTTCCTCACCCGCCGGGCCACCGGCCGATCCGAAGAGAGCCCCCGATGA
- a CDS encoding phytoene/squalene synthase family protein, protein MNHRELDAAGITGPDLRAAYARCRRLNAQHGRTYFLATRLLPIERRSAVHALYGFARWADDIVDDLDRRQPAAERDRLLRLLESDLAHGLRTGGGEEPVVRAVADTARRYAIDHGLFADFLVSMRSDLTVTDYPTYADLCTYTHGSAGVIGLQMLPVLGTVVAREEAAPHAAALGVAFQLTNFLRDVGEDLDRGRVYLPADLLAAHGVDRPLLEWSRRTGRHDPRLRAAFAEADRLIRSVYREAEPGIAMLEPRARPCIRTAFVLYRGILDAIVADDYRVTHRRAVVPRRRRAATAAAGLVRILGARMRNRPPAPLPDTVAGAEGSPR, encoded by the coding sequence ATGAACCACCGTGAACTGGACGCCGCCGGGATCACCGGGCCGGACCTGCGCGCCGCGTACGCCAGGTGCCGGCGGCTGAACGCGCAGCACGGCCGGACGTACTTCCTCGCCACCCGGCTGCTGCCGATCGAACGCCGCAGCGCCGTACACGCGTTGTACGGTTTCGCCCGGTGGGCCGACGACATCGTGGACGACCTGGACCGCCGGCAGCCCGCCGCCGAACGCGACCGCCTGCTGCGTCTGCTGGAGAGCGACCTGGCCCATGGGCTGCGTACAGGGGGCGGGGAGGAGCCCGTGGTCAGGGCCGTGGCGGACACCGCACGCCGCTACGCCATCGACCACGGCCTGTTCGCCGACTTCCTGGTGTCCATGCGCAGCGACCTGACGGTCACCGACTATCCGACGTACGCCGACCTGTGCACCTACACACACGGTTCGGCAGGGGTGATCGGCCTCCAGATGCTGCCCGTGCTCGGCACGGTGGTGGCCCGTGAGGAAGCCGCTCCGCACGCCGCGGCCCTCGGCGTGGCCTTCCAGCTGACCAACTTCCTGCGGGACGTGGGCGAGGACCTGGACCGCGGGCGTGTCTACCTGCCGGCGGACCTGCTCGCCGCCCACGGCGTGGACCGTCCCCTCCTGGAGTGGAGCCGCCGCACCGGGCGGCACGACCCGCGCCTCCGGGCCGCCTTCGCCGAAGCCGACAGGCTGATCCGGTCCGTGTACCGGGAAGCGGAACCGGGCATCGCCATGCTGGAGCCGCGGGCGCGACCCTGCATCCGTACGGCCTTCGTCCTGTACAGGGGGATCCTGGACGCGATCGTCGCCGACGACTACCGGGTGACGCACCGTCGGGCCGTGGTGCCACGCCGGCGGCGGGCCGCCACCGCGGCGGCCGGACTCGTACGCATCCTCGGGGCGCGGATGCGTAACCGCCCGCCCGCCCCGCTGCCGGACACGGTCGCCGGGGCGGAGGGATCCCCGCGATGA
- a CDS encoding DUF5914 domain-containing protein encodes MNTPRSSRSWTSPLRVGRAPRWERQAPTWREAKPAVIAEALERAAARPSGNWYAAGASRAIGARDRPYGRTIAGLEVVLWRAEDGALRGGPGECPHLGAPLRDSRVVCGTLLCRWHGLALDGGPFAGWEPYPVYDDGVLVWVRLDRAGGEPPLDRPVVPPRPEPMDAVDAVFTAVGRCEPEDVVANRLDPWHGSWFHPYAFVDLKVAGTPEDGGGDGFAVDVSFKVAGRLVVPVRAVFTAPGPRTVVMHITDGEGAGSVVETHATPLTAPGAAEPRTAVVEAVVAASGRRGFALARAAAPALRPLMRRTAGRLWRDDLAYAERRWSLRSTGRFPG; translated from the coding sequence ATGAACACCCCGCGGAGCAGCAGGTCCTGGACTTCACCGCTGCGGGTGGGCCGCGCGCCCCGCTGGGAGCGGCAGGCCCCGACCTGGCGCGAGGCGAAGCCCGCCGTGATCGCCGAGGCACTGGAACGGGCGGCCGCCCGCCCGTCGGGCAACTGGTACGCCGCCGGGGCCTCCCGGGCGATCGGGGCGCGGGACCGCCCGTACGGCAGGACGATCGCCGGGCTGGAAGTCGTCCTGTGGCGAGCAGAGGACGGGGCGCTGCGCGGCGGCCCGGGGGAGTGCCCGCACCTGGGGGCCCCGCTGCGCGACAGCCGCGTGGTGTGCGGGACGCTCCTGTGCCGGTGGCACGGCCTGGCCCTGGACGGCGGGCCGTTCGCCGGGTGGGAGCCGTACCCGGTGTACGACGACGGGGTTCTGGTCTGGGTGCGGCTGGACCGGGCCGGGGGCGAGCCCCCGCTGGACCGCCCGGTCGTGCCACCGAGGCCGGAACCGATGGACGCGGTGGACGCGGTGTTCACGGCGGTGGGCCGGTGCGAGCCCGAGGACGTGGTCGCCAACCGGCTCGACCCCTGGCACGGTTCCTGGTTCCACCCGTACGCGTTCGTCGACCTGAAGGTGGCAGGCACCCCCGAGGACGGCGGGGGCGACGGATTCGCCGTCGACGTGTCGTTCAAGGTCGCCGGCCGGCTGGTGGTGCCGGTGCGGGCGGTGTTCACCGCGCCCGGACCACGCACGGTGGTCATGCACATCACCGACGGGGAGGGCGCCGGGTCGGTGGTGGAGACCCATGCCACGCCGCTCACCGCACCCGGCGCCGCGGAACCGCGGACGGCGGTCGTCGAGGCGGTCGTAGCCGCGTCCGGCCGACGGGGATTCGCCCTGGCACGCGCCGCCGCGCCCGCCCTGCGCCCTCTGATGCGCCGGACCGCCGGCCGGCTCTGGCGGGACGACCTGGCGTACGCCGAGCGCCGCTGGTCGCTGCGGAGCACCGGGCGCTTCCCCGGCTGA
- the crtI gene encoding phytoene desaturase family protein — MRTVSGPTDHVVVVGAGLSGLAAALHLLGAGRRVTVVEQGSGPGGRAGRVEIGGYRIDTGPTVLTMPHLADEAFAAVGDSLHRRVELIPLHPAYRARFADGSRLDVHTDGDAMEAEVRRFAGGAEAAGYRKLRRWLERMYRAQMHRFIDTNFDSPLQLLHPDLARLAALGGFGRLDPQIGRFLSDPRLRRVFSFQALYAGVAPARALAAYAVIAYMDTVAGVWFPKGGMYALPRAMADAAADAGGEFRWSAEVTGLERAAGRVRAVRLASGERITCDAVVLTPDLPVAHRLLGGAPRRPVPLRHAPSAVVLHAGTDRTWPELAHHTLSFGTAWERTFDELTRSGRVMSDPSLLITRPTTHDPSLAPEGRHLHYVLAPCPNTTTGPSAGAWRDLGPRYRDALLAELERRGLDGFEASVDRELLITPVDWTAQGHAAGTPFSVSHTFAQTGPFRPRNLVRGYDNVVLAGCGTTPGVGVPTVLVSGKLAAARITGLRSAKSAHRRPPVLEGQSR, encoded by the coding sequence ATGAGGACCGTGTCCGGCCCCACGGACCATGTGGTGGTGGTGGGCGCCGGCCTGTCCGGCCTCGCCGCCGCCCTTCACCTGCTCGGCGCTGGACGCCGGGTGACCGTCGTCGAACAGGGCTCCGGGCCCGGGGGCCGCGCGGGACGGGTGGAAATCGGCGGATACCGGATCGACACCGGGCCGACGGTTCTGACCATGCCGCACCTGGCCGACGAGGCCTTCGCCGCCGTCGGGGACAGCCTCCACCGACGCGTGGAGCTGATTCCGCTGCACCCGGCCTACCGGGCCCGCTTCGCGGACGGCAGCCGGCTGGACGTCCATACGGACGGCGACGCCATGGAGGCGGAGGTCCGTCGCTTCGCGGGGGGAGCGGAGGCCGCCGGGTATCGCAAACTGCGCCGCTGGCTGGAGCGGATGTACCGGGCGCAGATGCACCGCTTCATCGACACGAACTTCGACTCGCCCCTCCAGCTCCTGCATCCGGACCTCGCCCGGCTGGCGGCACTGGGCGGCTTCGGCCGGCTCGACCCGCAGATCGGCAGATTCCTCTCGGACCCACGGCTGCGCCGGGTGTTCTCCTTCCAGGCGCTGTACGCGGGAGTCGCCCCGGCCCGTGCGCTCGCCGCCTACGCCGTCATCGCCTACATGGACACGGTCGCGGGCGTCTGGTTCCCCAAGGGCGGCATGTACGCACTGCCCCGGGCGATGGCGGACGCGGCCGCCGACGCGGGAGGAGAGTTCCGCTGGTCGGCCGAGGTGACCGGGCTGGAGCGCGCAGCCGGGCGGGTACGGGCCGTCCGGCTGGCCTCGGGCGAGCGGATCACCTGCGACGCGGTCGTCCTGACACCGGATCTCCCCGTCGCCCACAGGCTCCTGGGCGGCGCTCCCCGGCGCCCCGTGCCGCTGCGTCACGCGCCGTCGGCCGTGGTCCTGCACGCCGGCACGGACCGCACCTGGCCCGAACTGGCGCACCACACGCTCTCCTTCGGCACCGCCTGGGAGCGCACGTTCGACGAACTCACCAGGTCAGGAAGGGTGATGAGCGATCCGTCGCTGCTGATCACACGTCCGACGACGCACGACCCGTCCCTGGCGCCGGAGGGCAGACACCTGCACTACGTCCTGGCCCCGTGTCCCAACACCACGACCGGCCCGTCGGCGGGGGCCTGGCGTGACCTCGGACCGCGCTACCGGGACGCCCTGCTGGCGGAGCTGGAGCGCCGGGGACTCGACGGCTTCGAGGCGTCCGTGGACCGGGAGCTGCTGATCACCCCAGTGGACTGGACCGCCCAGGGCCACGCGGCGGGTACCCCGTTCTCCGTCTCCCACACCTTCGCGCAGACCGGCCCCTTCCGGCCACGCAACCTCGTACGCGGCTACGACAACGTCGTCCTCGCCGGGTGCGGGACCACACCCGGGGTGGGCGTGCCGACCGTACTCGTCAGCGGCAAGCTCGCCGCGGCCCGCATCACCGGCCTCCGCTCCGCGAAGAGCGCGCACCGTCGACCCCCCGTCCTCGAAGGGCAGAGCCGATGA
- a CDS encoding FAD-dependent oxidoreductase encodes MSARGRRPDPARHGRDRRAEVLLPEPGRERFTGDAPSAAVIGGGIAGLAAATALAERGVRVTLYEQGEALGGRLAGWPVRLADGSGVTMSRGFHAFFRQYYNLRGLLRRSDPGLAALTPLPDYPLRHRDGMSDSFARVPRTPPWSALGFVALSPAFGWRDLAAMNPREALPLLDVRVPEVYERFDGLSAEAFLHRINFPEAAHHLAFEVFSRSFFTDPRELSAAELLLMFHIYFLGSSEGLLFDVPREPFPQALWEPLGRRLRQLGAEVRTGTPVHRVRPTAGGDLTVETEGAADRHQAVVLALDTRGLRHVVGASEQLGDAPWRADIASLRTAPPFLVSRLWLDRPVHADRAGFLGTSGFDGLDNVSVLDRWEGESARWAARTGGSVVELHAYAVDEGAEPKEVQRRMLDRLHEVYPETADAGIVDVRHEWRADCPVFPVGGYGRRPAVRTPHPRVTLAGDLVRTGLPVALMERAATSGFLAANALLAGWGVRGQVLWTVPRAGRSRALRALAGLAARR; translated from the coding sequence ATGAGCGCCCGCGGACGCCGCCCCGATCCCGCCCGGCACGGAAGGGACCGCCGGGCGGAGGTGCTCCTGCCGGAACCCGGGCGCGAGCGCTTCACCGGCGACGCGCCGTCGGCGGCGGTGATCGGCGGCGGCATCGCCGGGCTCGCGGCGGCGACCGCGCTCGCCGAACGCGGTGTCCGGGTGACTCTCTACGAACAGGGCGAGGCGCTCGGCGGCCGTCTCGCCGGGTGGCCGGTCCGCCTGGCCGACGGCTCCGGGGTGACGATGAGCCGCGGCTTCCACGCGTTCTTCCGGCAGTACTACAACCTGCGCGGGTTGCTGCGCCGTTCGGATCCCGGGCTGGCGGCGCTCACCCCGTTGCCGGACTATCCCCTGCGGCACCGCGACGGGATGTCGGACAGTTTCGCCCGCGTGCCGAGGACTCCGCCGTGGAGCGCGCTCGGATTCGTGGCGCTCAGCCCTGCTTTCGGCTGGCGCGACCTCGCGGCGATGAATCCCCGCGAGGCCCTGCCGCTCCTCGACGTGCGGGTCCCCGAGGTGTACGAACGCTTCGACGGTCTCAGCGCCGAGGCCTTCCTGCACCGGATCAACTTCCCCGAAGCGGCCCATCACCTGGCCTTCGAGGTGTTCTCCCGCAGCTTCTTCACCGACCCGCGCGAACTGTCCGCGGCAGAACTGCTGCTGATGTTCCACATCTACTTCCTCGGGTCGTCCGAGGGGCTTCTCTTCGACGTGCCGCGCGAGCCCTTCCCCCAGGCGCTGTGGGAGCCACTGGGACGCCGTCTGCGGCAGCTCGGCGCCGAGGTGCGCACCGGCACCCCGGTGCACCGCGTCCGGCCTACCGCCGGCGGGGACCTGACCGTGGAGACCGAGGGGGCGGCCGACCGGCACCAGGCCGTGGTCCTCGCCCTGGACACGCGTGGCCTGCGCCATGTGGTGGGCGCGTCGGAGCAGTTGGGGGACGCGCCCTGGCGGGCGGACATCGCGTCCCTGCGCACGGCGCCGCCGTTCCTGGTGTCCCGGCTGTGGCTCGACCGGCCCGTGCACGCGGACCGTGCGGGGTTCCTCGGCACCAGCGGCTTCGACGGGCTCGACAACGTCAGCGTCCTCGACCGCTGGGAGGGCGAGTCGGCCCGCTGGGCGGCGCGGACGGGAGGTTCCGTGGTCGAGCTCCACGCGTACGCCGTCGACGAGGGCGCCGAGCCGAAGGAGGTCCAGCGCCGGATGCTGGACCGGCTGCACGAGGTCTATCCCGAGACGGCGGACGCCGGGATCGTCGACGTCCGCCATGAATGGCGCGCCGACTGCCCGGTCTTCCCCGTGGGCGGTTACGGCCGGCGGCCTGCCGTACGTACGCCGCACCCCCGCGTCACGCTGGCGGGCGACCTGGTCCGCACCGGCCTTCCCGTCGCCCTGATGGAGCGGGCCGCGACCTCGGGTTTCCTGGCCGCCAACGCGCTCCTCGCCGGCTGGGGTGTCCGGGGGCAGGTGCTCTGGACCGTCCCGCGCGCCGGGCGCTCACGGGCCCTGCGCGCGCTCGCCGGCCTGGCCGCGCGGCGGTGA
- a CDS encoding carboxymuconolactone decarboxylase family protein — protein sequence MNGTEAERTKKRVYVDKQSPEAYKALTATAEAVRTVAQEAGLHRTLVELVNLRVSQINGCAYCLDVHTRAALRAGETTQRLGVLAAWRDTEVFTAQERAALALAEATTHPADAALQEDAYAMARLTLSDDETAAVIWVAVTINAFNRVSIMSKHPVRGVPRQ from the coding sequence ATGAACGGTACCGAGGCGGAGCGTACGAAGAAGCGGGTCTACGTGGACAAGCAGAGCCCCGAGGCCTACAAGGCTCTCACCGCCACGGCCGAAGCGGTGCGCACGGTCGCCCAGGAGGCGGGGCTCCACCGCACCCTGGTCGAACTGGTCAACCTCCGGGTCTCACAGATCAACGGCTGCGCGTACTGCCTGGACGTCCACACCCGGGCCGCGCTGCGTGCGGGCGAGACCACCCAGCGGCTGGGAGTGCTCGCCGCCTGGCGTGACACCGAGGTGTTCACGGCGCAGGAGCGCGCGGCCCTCGCCCTGGCCGAGGCGACCACACACCCCGCCGACGCCGCCCTGCAGGAGGACGCCTACGCCATGGCACGCCTCACCCTGTCCGACGACGAGACGGCCGCGGTGATCTGGGTGGCCGTCACCATCAACGCCTTCAACCGGGTCTCCATCATGAGCAAGCACCCCGTGCGCGGTGTCCCCCGGCAGTGA
- a CDS encoding class I SAM-dependent methyltransferase, with amino-acid sequence MTLLRDHDLAQAFDHASHTYDRLTALNPGYRSDLLRSAQRLRLPRGGRGQRVLDLGCGTGASTRALLRAAPYAAITAVDASAGMLERARAKRWPQNVRFVHRSAADLTITDDEGSYDAVFAAYLFRNVAEPGAVLDAVRALLRPGGRLLVHEYSLSGSPVHRAVWNAVCRGVIVPAGTLTGDRALYHHLWRSVLAFDTAPVFERRIARAGFPFVRTVPVGGWQTGIAHVFLARSGVDGVRTEAS; translated from the coding sequence ATGACCCTCCTGCGGGACCATGATCTGGCACAGGCCTTCGATCACGCGTCGCACACGTACGACCGGCTCACCGCGCTCAATCCGGGCTACCGCTCCGACCTCCTCCGCTCGGCGCAGCGGCTCCGGCTGCCGCGCGGCGGAAGGGGACAGCGGGTGCTCGATCTCGGCTGCGGGACGGGCGCCTCCACACGGGCTCTGCTTCGGGCGGCACCGTACGCCGCGATCACGGCGGTCGACGCCTCCGCGGGCATGCTGGAGCGGGCGCGTGCGAAGCGCTGGCCCCAGAACGTCCGCTTCGTGCACCGGTCCGCGGCGGACCTCACCATCACCGACGACGAGGGCTCGTACGACGCCGTCTTCGCCGCCTATCTCTTCCGCAACGTGGCCGAACCCGGTGCGGTCCTCGATGCCGTGCGCGCACTCCTGCGTCCCGGTGGCCGTCTGCTGGTCCATGAGTACAGCCTCAGCGGCTCGCCCGTGCACCGGGCCGTGTGGAACGCGGTCTGCCGTGGTGTCATCGTCCCGGCGGGCACGCTGACCGGCGACCGTGCGCTGTACCACCATCTGTGGCGCAGCGTCCTGGCGTTCGACACGGCGCCCGTCTTCGAGCGACGGATCGCCAGGGCCGGATTCCCCTTCGTGCGGACCGTGCCCGTCGGCGGCTGGCAGACCGGGATCGCCCATGTGTTCCTGGCCCGGAGCGGTGTGGACGGCGTACGGACCGAGGCGTCATGA
- a CDS encoding polyprenyl synthetase family protein: MLGPRATPAGTGGGTGPRPDLGGYLRPGGLPHPADEAAAAVDAVLAEHLETRLREARRLDTVFAEEVASRVAAFVLNGGKRLRTAFVRCGWLAAGGTGDPGTTLRIGAALELLQACALVHDDVMDESPVRRGAPAVHADFADMHRTSRMRGSAASYSATAAVLAGDLALAWADDLFTETALASPYGEQLHQEWQAMRGEMVAGQYLDMRAQATGSSDLGLARNIATLKSALYTVERPLALGAALAGADARVVDGLRSAGRCAGLAFQLRDDLLGAFGDPAVTGKSSEEDLRARKLTCLLAIALRLAAGSGDSEALAVLGPEGGGGGAVDRMRAALERTGARAVVEEEIAELSASSLRHFAAAGADAGARQEFAALLARAVGTTRDGEGA, from the coding sequence ATGCTCGGTCCACGGGCGACGCCGGCGGGCACCGGCGGAGGCACCGGCCCCCGCCCCGACCTCGGCGGATACCTCCGCCCGGGCGGTCTCCCGCACCCGGCGGACGAGGCGGCCGCGGCCGTCGACGCCGTCCTCGCGGAGCATCTGGAGACCAGGCTCCGGGAGGCGCGGCGCTTGGACACCGTGTTCGCCGAGGAGGTGGCCTCCCGGGTCGCCGCGTTCGTCCTGAACGGCGGCAAACGGCTGCGGACAGCCTTCGTCCGGTGCGGATGGCTGGCCGCCGGAGGCACCGGCGACCCCGGGACGACACTGCGTATCGGCGCCGCCCTGGAACTGCTTCAGGCCTGCGCGCTGGTCCACGACGACGTCATGGACGAATCACCGGTACGCCGGGGCGCCCCCGCGGTGCACGCGGACTTCGCGGACATGCACCGGACGAGCCGCATGCGCGGATCCGCCGCGTCCTACTCGGCGACCGCCGCGGTGCTCGCGGGCGACCTGGCGCTGGCGTGGGCCGACGATCTGTTCACCGAGACCGCCCTGGCCTCCCCGTACGGCGAGCAGCTGCACCAGGAGTGGCAGGCGATGCGCGGCGAAATGGTCGCCGGGCAGTATCTGGACATGCGGGCCCAGGCGACCGGCTCCTCCGACCTCGGCCTGGCCAGGAACATCGCGACGCTCAAGAGCGCCCTCTACACCGTGGAGCGGCCTCTCGCGCTGGGCGCCGCCCTGGCGGGTGCGGACGCCCGTGTCGTGGACGGACTGCGGTCCGCCGGACGGTGCGCGGGACTCGCCTTCCAGCTGCGTGACGACCTGCTGGGCGCCTTCGGGGACCCCGCCGTCACGGGAAAGTCCTCGGAGGAGGACCTGCGGGCGCGCAAACTCACCTGCCTCCTCGCGATCGCCCTACGGCTCGCCGCCGGGTCCGGCGACTCCGAGGCCCTGGCCGTGCTCGGTCCGGAAGGCGGCGGCGGAGGAGCGGTCGACCGGATGCGCGCCGCTCTGGAACGTACCGGTGCCCGGGCGGTGGTGGAGGAGGAGATCGCCGAGCTCTCGGCGTCGAGCCTGCGGCACTTCGCGGCCGCGGGGGCGGACGCCGGTGCCCGGCAGGAGTTCGCCGCACTGCTGGCCAGGGCCGTCGGCACCACCCGCGACGGGGAGGGCGCATGA
- a CDS encoding NAD(P)/FAD-dependent oxidoreductase, which produces MTNRQHPPAPDAVVVGAGLAGLACALDLCGAGLRVELLEASDGVGGRMRTDRKDGFLLDRGFQVFNTSYPQVKKRLDLRALRLRPFTPGLIARTPAGRVRVTDPTRRPEDAAQLLPGRVLPARDLAALGVLTARDVLLPAKRLGHMPDRTASEALVRAGLSPRAIEDLLRPFLSGVFLEEGLETSARFLHLVWRSMVRGTLCLPARGIGAVPAQLAAGLPEGALRLGAPVAEVTDFGVLLADGGERPAASVVVATDAATAARLLPGLPVPDSRTVTTYYHAADRSPLTEPTLLVDSGLAVLNSCVLTEVAPGYGPPGTALMSTSVLGSGPPGGDTTVRARLAELYDVDTSTWDTVAAYTVKGALPAMRPPWPLSRTTRFARGRYVCGDHRATGSVQGALASGSRAAREVLADRAAARTPGT; this is translated from the coding sequence ATGACGAACCGACAGCACCCGCCGGCGCCGGACGCCGTCGTCGTGGGCGCGGGCCTGGCGGGACTGGCCTGCGCGCTCGACCTGTGCGGCGCGGGCCTCCGCGTCGAGCTGCTGGAGGCCTCCGACGGAGTGGGCGGCCGGATGCGCACGGACCGCAAGGACGGATTCCTCCTGGACCGCGGCTTCCAGGTCTTCAACACCTCGTATCCACAGGTGAAGAAGCGCCTGGACCTGCGTGCGCTGCGCCTGCGGCCGTTCACTCCCGGTCTCATCGCCCGTACGCCCGCCGGGCGGGTGCGGGTCACGGACCCCACCCGGCGGCCGGAGGACGCGGCGCAGCTGCTGCCCGGCCGTGTGCTCCCGGCCCGTGACCTCGCCGCCCTCGGTGTACTCACCGCGCGTGACGTCCTGCTTCCCGCGAAGCGTCTGGGACATATGCCCGACCGCACCGCGTCGGAAGCACTCGTGCGGGCCGGGTTGTCGCCGCGCGCGATCGAGGACCTGCTGCGGCCGTTCCTGTCCGGGGTGTTCCTGGAGGAAGGGCTGGAGACCTCGGCGCGCTTCCTGCACCTGGTCTGGCGCAGCATGGTGCGCGGCACGCTCTGTCTGCCGGCCCGGGGCATCGGCGCCGTGCCGGCCCAGCTCGCCGCCGGGCTGCCGGAGGGTGCCCTCCGGCTGGGTGCGCCCGTCGCCGAGGTCACGGACTTCGGGGTGCTCCTGGCCGACGGCGGTGAGCGGCCGGCGGCCTCCGTCGTGGTGGCCACGGACGCCGCCACGGCCGCCCGGCTGCTGCCCGGTCTGCCGGTACCGGACAGCCGCACGGTGACGACGTACTACCACGCGGCCGACCGGTCACCTCTGACCGAACCCACCCTGCTGGTGGACAGCGGCCTCGCCGTCCTGAACAGCTGTGTCCTCACCGAGGTCGCCCCCGGCTACGGTCCCCCGGGCACGGCGCTGATGTCGACCTCCGTGCTCGGCTCCGGACCGCCCGGCGGGGACACGACGGTCCGCGCGCGCCTGGCCGAGCTGTACGACGTGGACACGAGCACCTGGGACACGGTCGCCGCGTACACCGTAAAGGGCGCCCTGCCCGCCATGCGGCCTCCCTGGCCGCTGAGCCGTACGACCCGTTTCGCACGGGGCCGGTACGTCTGCGGGGACCACCGGGCCACCGGCTCGGTGCAGGGCGCGCTGGCCTCCGGGAGCAGGGCGGCACGCGAGGTGCTGGCCGACCGTGCTGCGGCACGGACCCCCGGGACGTGA